In Brevibacillus brevis NBRC 100599, a single genomic region encodes these proteins:
- a CDS encoding proline dehydrogenase family protein translates to MEQAMKDFFLFLSKNKTLNSAAKKWGLRFGASRFVSGQTIAEAINAVRKLNQQGLVCTLDHLGEFVFSVEEANESADYCIKTLDAIHQSGVDCNLSLKMTSLGLDISRELCMDNMRRILDSAKKNGNIFVRIDMEDYAHNQVTMEILNELLQEYDNVGTVIQAYLYKASDDIDSLKDKKVNFRLVKGAYKESPEVAYPNKPDVDENYKKIIKQHLLNGGYAAVATHDDNIIDFVKKLEKEHSIPRTQFEFQMLYGIRTQSQIDLAREGYKMRVYVPYGNDWYGYFMRRLAESPANVKFVLKGMFTK, encoded by the coding sequence ATGGAACAAGCGATGAAGGATTTCTTTCTATTCTTATCCAAAAACAAAACCTTAAATTCTGCCGCAAAAAAGTGGGGCCTGCGCTTTGGAGCGAGCCGCTTTGTATCTGGTCAAACAATCGCGGAGGCAATCAACGCCGTACGCAAGCTGAACCAGCAAGGTCTGGTATGCACGCTGGATCACTTGGGCGAATTCGTGTTCAGCGTAGAGGAAGCAAACGAATCTGCTGACTATTGCATCAAAACGCTGGATGCGATCCACCAATCTGGTGTCGATTGCAATCTTTCGTTGAAAATGACTTCGCTTGGTCTGGATATCAGCCGTGAGCTTTGCATGGACAACATGAGACGCATTTTGGATTCGGCTAAGAAAAACGGAAACATTTTCGTTCGTATCGACATGGAGGACTACGCACACAATCAGGTGACCATGGAGATTTTGAACGAATTACTGCAAGAGTACGACAACGTCGGAACCGTTATTCAGGCGTATCTCTACAAAGCATCGGACGATATCGACAGCTTGAAGGACAAAAAAGTGAACTTCCGTCTCGTAAAAGGAGCATACAAGGAGTCTCCTGAAGTCGCTTACCCGAACAAGCCAGATGTAGATGAGAACTACAAAAAAATCATCAAGCAGCATCTGTTGAACGGCGGGTACGCTGCTGTGGCAACTCATGATGACAACATCATTGATTTTGTGAAAAAGCTGGAGAAGGAACACAGCATCCCGCGTACACAGTTTGAATTCCAAATGTTGTATGGTATTCGTACGCAGTCCCAAATTGACTTGGCTCGCGAAGGCTATAAAATGCGTGTTTATGTACCGTACGGAAACGACTGGTACGGATATTTCATGCGCCGTTTGGCAGAAAGTCCGGCAAACGTGAAATTTGTTCTCAAAGGGATGTTTACGAAATAA
- a CDS encoding DNA-3-methyladenine glycosylase family protein produces the protein MNCWIISLTPPYSFDRLLRRLETHPDTQIRVNQEKNSLQRVFRIGLRPVLVHMQFMGSLEEPALRYGTQAILSTSDQQLLEKMIRRTFSADLELSVIYEQMREEGELAILTERFRGLRPMLDADLFQCMVKTIIGQQINLTFAANLTERLVTLAGDPVENQNGEGIIAFPTPDSVARLTVEDLRSLQFSQRKAEYIIDFARAIVNETVDLERLWTMEDEEIITYLTSLRGIGRWTVECLLMFGMGRPDLLPAADIGLRNGIVHLYGMETKPNENDIRKLGEKWAPWRSIYCLYVWEAVGAIKRKEMFDL, from the coding sequence GTGAATTGTTGGATTATTTCGCTTACTCCTCCATATTCTTTTGACCGGTTGCTTCGGCGTCTAGAGACACATCCAGATACGCAGATACGTGTGAATCAAGAAAAAAATAGCCTACAGCGCGTCTTTCGTATCGGCTTACGGCCTGTTCTGGTCCATATGCAATTTATGGGTAGCTTGGAAGAACCGGCATTGCGTTATGGGACACAAGCGATTTTGTCCACGTCAGACCAACAGCTGCTAGAAAAAATGATTCGCCGTACTTTTAGTGCCGATTTGGAGCTATCCGTTATTTACGAGCAGATGAGGGAGGAGGGTGAGCTCGCCATCCTGACTGAGCGGTTTCGCGGTCTTCGTCCTATGCTGGATGCTGATTTGTTTCAATGTATGGTCAAGACGATCATCGGGCAGCAGATCAATCTGACCTTTGCAGCCAATTTGACCGAGAGGCTGGTTACACTTGCAGGCGACCCAGTAGAAAACCAAAACGGCGAGGGCATCATTGCTTTTCCGACACCTGACTCGGTAGCGAGATTGACTGTGGAGGATTTGCGCTCTCTGCAATTTAGTCAGCGAAAAGCAGAGTATATCATCGATTTCGCGCGTGCCATTGTGAATGAAACGGTAGATTTGGAAAGACTATGGACAATGGAGGATGAGGAAATCATTACGTACCTCACTTCGCTACGAGGAATTGGGCGGTGGACAGTAGAGTGCCTACTCATGTTTGGAATGGGACGTCCAGACTTGTTGCCTGCTGCTGACATCGGTTTGCGAAATGGAATTGTGCACCTCTATGGGATGGAAACGAAGCCGAATGAAAACGATATTCGCAAACTAGGGGAAAAGTGGGCTCCATGGCGCAGTATCTATTGTCTGTACGTATGGGAAGCTGTGGGGGCGATCAAGAGAAAAGAGATGTTTGACCTGTAA
- the brnQ gene encoding branched-chain amino acid transport system II carrier protein, with translation MKELSTKETITIGLMLFALFFGAGNMIFPPALGQAAGDNVWIAMGGFLITGVGLPLLGIIAVGLAGGNLQTMASRVHPMFAVVFTFIVYLSIGPFMAIPRTGTVTFEMGVLPFLPESMKGSWVPLFVTTVVYFAITFWLSLNPSKLVDRIGKVLTPALLIIIGLMFVKSLISPMGEVGQPIGSYQDTAFFKGFVEGYLTLDALAAMVFGLVVTTAVQDRGIIDRKKVMWSTIKAAILAATGLGLVYLALSYLGATSVSIAKSENGGQILTGVVHQLFGPLGSLLLGAAVTLACLTTSVGLVTACSQFFSSRIPSISYKNMAVILSVFSAAVANVGLTQLITFSVPVLMAIYPLAIVLMLLTFCHRMFNGHRSVYVGAITATAVISLLDGASQLGLSIDSLTPILEQLPLYKVGIGWLVPAIAGALIGLLWASLTRSVPIVRETK, from the coding sequence ATGAAAGAACTTTCCACGAAAGAAACAATTACAATTGGTTTAATGCTGTTTGCCCTATTCTTTGGAGCAGGGAATATGATTTTTCCGCCAGCGCTAGGACAAGCTGCAGGAGATAATGTTTGGATCGCGATGGGCGGCTTTTTGATTACGGGTGTAGGTCTGCCTTTACTAGGCATCATCGCGGTAGGCTTGGCGGGAGGTAACTTGCAAACGATGGCGTCAAGAGTCCATCCGATGTTTGCAGTCGTGTTCACGTTTATTGTTTATCTGTCGATTGGTCCATTCATGGCGATTCCGCGGACAGGTACAGTAACCTTTGAAATGGGCGTGTTGCCGTTTTTGCCAGAATCGATGAAAGGCAGTTGGGTACCGCTTTTTGTGACCACGGTCGTCTATTTTGCCATCACCTTCTGGTTGAGTCTGAACCCGAGCAAGCTGGTGGATCGAATTGGTAAAGTCTTGACACCTGCTCTTTTGATCATCATTGGCCTGATGTTTGTCAAATCGCTCATTTCTCCAATGGGTGAGGTGGGACAACCGATAGGCTCCTATCAGGATACAGCATTCTTCAAAGGCTTTGTCGAAGGCTATCTGACGCTGGATGCATTAGCTGCGATGGTATTTGGTCTGGTAGTAACAACGGCTGTTCAAGATAGAGGCATCATCGATCGCAAAAAAGTGATGTGGTCTACGATCAAAGCAGCAATTCTCGCCGCTACCGGACTTGGACTCGTCTACCTTGCCCTCAGCTATTTGGGAGCGACGAGTGTTTCGATTGCGAAATCGGAAAATGGTGGACAAATTTTGACAGGGGTCGTGCATCAACTGTTCGGTCCATTAGGCTCACTACTGCTGGGAGCAGCCGTTACGCTTGCTTGCCTCACGACTTCTGTCGGGCTTGTCACTGCGTGCAGTCAATTTTTCTCCAGTCGGATTCCTAGCATCTCTTACAAGAACATGGCGGTAATTTTGTCTGTGTTCAGTGCTGCGGTAGCAAACGTAGGCTTGACACAGTTGATTACCTTCTCCGTTCCTGTCTTGATGGCGATTTATCCGCTGGCTATCGTGCTGATGCTGCTGACGTTTTGTCATCGGATGTTCAATGGACATCGCTCGGTCTATGTCGGTGCAATCACAGCAACGGCTGTCATTAGTCTGTTGGATGGAGCTTCCCAGCTTGGATTGTCTATCGACTCGCTGACGCCAATCCTGGAACAATTGCCGCTGTACAAAGTTGGAATTGGATGGCTGGTCCCAGCTATTGCAGGCGCACTGATAGGGTTGTTGTGGGCTAGTCTCACGCGAAGTGTTCCGATTGTAAGAGAAACGAAGTAA
- a CDS encoding response regulator transcription factor, translated as MSTMKVLVADDDPNVREIIRLYFEKQQIELIAATDGREALEMMEKEQPDVVILDVMMPQLDGFEACREIRKKWDTPIIMLTAKDEEFDRVLGLELGADDYVTKPFSPREIVARIRAIMRRLQPKPKVEDEAALRTFVFEQLTIDLDKREVIVAGEKVSFRPKEFDLLVQLVKSPGSVWSREQLLEQVWGFDYFGDVRTIDVHIKKIRQRLDKLPYDCIQTVWGIGYKFGVDS; from the coding sequence ATGTCCACGATGAAAGTCTTGGTTGCCGATGACGATCCAAACGTACGCGAAATTATACGCCTTTATTTTGAAAAACAACAAATCGAGCTCATCGCAGCAACAGATGGACGAGAAGCTCTTGAGATGATGGAAAAGGAACAGCCGGATGTGGTCATTCTCGATGTCATGATGCCGCAGTTGGATGGCTTTGAAGCATGCCGGGAAATCCGCAAAAAGTGGGATACGCCGATCATTATGCTGACGGCAAAGGATGAGGAGTTTGACCGTGTTCTCGGCTTGGAGCTCGGAGCGGATGATTACGTGACGAAGCCGTTTAGTCCACGTGAAATCGTTGCGCGTATCCGCGCGATTATGCGCAGATTGCAGCCAAAGCCAAAAGTAGAAGACGAGGCAGCGCTTCGAACCTTTGTTTTTGAGCAATTGACGATAGATCTGGATAAACGGGAAGTGATCGTTGCCGGGGAAAAAGTCAGCTTTCGCCCGAAGGAGTTTGATCTGCTTGTTCAACTTGTCAAATCGCCAGGAAGTGTATGGTCGCGGGAGCAATTGCTGGAACAGGTGTGGGGATTTGATTATTTTGGCGATGTTCGAACGATCGATGTTCATATTAAAAAGATCAGACAGCGTTTAGATAAGCTCCCGTATGATTGCATTCAAACGGTTTGGGGGATCGGCTACAAGTTTGGGGTGGATAGCTGA
- a CDS encoding sensor histidine kinase, translating into MLGMSKSIYRRLLVSFLATVLVGLGITGIVLSFFTKEYIYNAKEEELLRMAKKVNTAIHNSNEVNKRLLDKLAMLDESFDTRIWLFDTKGKIVATSMKDEMFTGKSVAVSIADNVLKGKSAVTELQIEGLDDPMLSVSVPWGEGENVYGGIILHAPIEGIEKTFGQMRESILWATLFGVLLSTIMVSYLSWSISRPLRTIERTAAEIGRGNYAERVQVDTSDEISDLAQTINTMAQKLEKVEQERHHLEQVRNDFLANVSHELRTPLTAIQGFLEALQDGLVEEEEARQKYYAVMYTETMQVNRLVDDLMDLMKLENNEVNLVKFPVDVADVMNRVAFSFHQEAEEKGLHMGVEVEDELPRIYADKDRIAQILKNLVKNALKFTSAGEIRMRASLDGEYVQIQVIDTGMGIAADDLDRIWERFFKVDRGRSKNNKGTGLGLAIVKELVELHDGKCRVESSPGKGSTFTIWLPRIKPEN; encoded by the coding sequence ATGCTAGGCATGTCGAAAAGTATCTACCGCAGACTGCTGGTCAGCTTTTTGGCTACCGTTTTGGTAGGGTTGGGGATTACAGGGATTGTTCTCTCCTTTTTTACGAAGGAGTATATTTACAACGCCAAAGAAGAAGAGCTTTTGCGGATGGCCAAAAAAGTAAATACCGCTATCCATAACAGCAATGAAGTAAACAAACGGCTCTTGGACAAGCTGGCAATGCTGGACGAGTCATTTGATACCCGCATCTGGTTATTTGATACAAAAGGAAAAATTGTCGCGACTTCAATGAAGGATGAGATGTTTACGGGTAAGTCCGTGGCAGTTTCTATCGCGGACAACGTGCTGAAGGGAAAAAGCGCGGTTACCGAGCTGCAAATCGAAGGTCTGGATGATCCGATGTTGTCGGTCTCCGTCCCATGGGGCGAGGGCGAAAATGTCTACGGCGGAATTATTTTGCACGCGCCGATTGAAGGAATTGAGAAAACCTTTGGTCAAATGCGCGAGTCGATTCTGTGGGCGACCTTGTTCGGGGTGCTGCTTTCTACGATCATGGTTTCGTATTTGTCATGGTCAATCTCCCGCCCATTGCGAACCATTGAGAGAACAGCGGCTGAAATTGGTCGAGGGAATTATGCAGAGCGCGTCCAGGTCGATACGTCGGACGAGATCAGCGACTTGGCGCAAACGATCAATACGATGGCACAGAAGCTGGAGAAGGTAGAGCAGGAGCGTCATCATTTGGAGCAAGTTCGCAATGATTTTTTGGCGAATGTCTCTCATGAATTGCGCACGCCTCTCACGGCGATCCAAGGTTTCCTCGAGGCGTTGCAGGATGGCTTGGTAGAGGAGGAGGAGGCGCGACAGAAGTATTACGCCGTGATGTACACCGAAACGATGCAAGTGAATCGCTTGGTGGATGACCTGATGGACTTGATGAAGCTGGAGAACAATGAAGTAAATCTGGTCAAGTTCCCTGTCGATGTGGCAGATGTCATGAATCGGGTTGCTTTTTCCTTCCATCAAGAAGCAGAGGAAAAAGGGCTTCACATGGGAGTAGAGGTAGAGGACGAGCTTCCGCGAATTTATGCCGATAAAGACAGGATCGCGCAAATTCTAAAAAATCTGGTGAAGAATGCACTCAAGTTTACGTCTGCTGGTGAAATCCGCATGCGTGCTTCGCTGGATGGAGAATACGTACAGATTCAAGTGATCGATACTGGAATGGGAATTGCAGCAGATGACCTGGACCGCATCTGGGAGCGTTTTTTCAAAGTAGATCGGGGACGTTCCAAGAACAATAAAGGAACAGGACTTGGACTCGCCATTGTAAAAGAGCTGGTAGAGCTGCATGATGGCAAATGCAGAGTGGAGAGCTCGCCTGGGAAGGGTAGTACTTTTACGATATGGCTTCCTAGGATTAAGCCGGAGAACTAA
- a CDS encoding S66 family peptidase: protein MITYPSLKKGATIGVTAPSSGVPEYLHELIRLACSRMESRGYSIVCKDTVWTQEKAKSAPAINRAAEFNSLMQEEDVDIIIPPWGGELLIEILDKLDFDAMQPKWVLGYSDVSVLLLAITLKTGMATAHGTNLIDLRGADMDETTAMWETVLSTQKGESVLQYSSPMYQKEWQHTNPSPHIFHLTEPTVWKTTETTPHVNMQGRLLGGCIDIIRHVIGTPYGDVQTFQKEQIGNEAIIWYLENCELSTTDLRRSLVQMKLAGWFDHCAGIMFGRSPANQTVDGYTVEDVYQELAEELQVPVLYDIDCGHMPPQITFINGAFAEVELSFEKGSVRQYFRP from the coding sequence ATGATCACGTATCCATCGTTGAAAAAGGGCGCTACTATAGGGGTAACTGCACCATCATCAGGTGTACCAGAGTATTTGCATGAACTAATCAGGTTGGCATGCAGTCGTATGGAGAGCAGGGGGTATTCCATCGTTTGCAAAGATACAGTCTGGACACAGGAAAAAGCCAAGTCAGCTCCTGCCATTAACCGCGCAGCCGAATTCAACTCCCTGATGCAAGAGGAAGACGTCGATATCATCATTCCTCCTTGGGGTGGCGAGTTGCTGATTGAGATTTTAGACAAGCTTGATTTTGATGCCATGCAACCAAAATGGGTGTTAGGCTATTCGGATGTGAGTGTGCTGTTGCTCGCGATTACATTAAAAACGGGGATGGCTACGGCCCATGGGACGAATCTGATAGATTTGCGTGGAGCAGATATGGATGAGACGACGGCTATGTGGGAAACAGTTCTGTCAACGCAAAAGGGCGAGTCAGTCTTGCAGTACTCTTCTCCGATGTATCAAAAGGAATGGCAGCATACGAATCCTTCCCCGCATATCTTTCACCTGACGGAACCGACTGTATGGAAAACTACAGAGACTACTCCCCACGTAAATATGCAGGGACGGCTACTTGGCGGCTGTATCGATATCATTCGGCATGTGATCGGCACACCGTATGGGGACGTGCAAACGTTTCAAAAAGAACAGATCGGGAATGAAGCGATCATCTGGTATTTGGAAAACTGTGAGCTTTCAACGACTGATCTGCGCAGATCATTGGTACAAATGAAGCTGGCCGGATGGTTCGACCATTGTGCGGGGATCATGTTTGGGCGCAGTCCAGCGAATCAGACGGTGGACGGCTACACTGTGGAAGACGTCTATCAGGAACTGGCTGAAGAGCTGCAAGTCCCTGTCCTCTACGACATAGATTGTGGGCATATGCCGCCACAAATCACGTTTATAAATGGGGCATTTGCTGAAGTAGAGCTATCTTTCGAAAAAGGAAGTGTACGGCAATATTTTCGTCCATAG
- a CDS encoding DMT family transporter — translation MSQSQWKQMFLGAVCLTLAAAIWGGVYVVSKVVLEVIPPFTLLILRFCIALVVLAAFIVARKERVAKKDYPLLMAISFVGVTISIAAQFLGTKLSTAHMGALITSASPAFIAIFAVWLLKERIHLKQAAGILLATIGVIIVIGVPDQADAQSSLAGNLILFLAAISWGLYTVLSKKATQRYSSLLVTTYVALFGIIFTSPLMFWELSVTPVSWQFGWDIWAGVLYIGMISTAGAFYLWNKGFELMPAGSGAGFFFVQPIVGAFLGWLLLHEHLGIGFFAGGSFIFIGVALSTLRTKNKRGSMEEHPFPHSNEKQG, via the coding sequence ATGTCACAATCACAATGGAAGCAAATGTTTTTAGGGGCTGTCTGCCTGACTCTCGCTGCAGCGATCTGGGGCGGTGTTTATGTCGTCAGCAAGGTCGTGTTGGAAGTGATTCCACCGTTCACGCTATTGATTTTGCGTTTTTGCATTGCTTTAGTCGTGCTGGCGGCATTTATCGTTGCTCGCAAGGAGCGTGTCGCGAAAAAAGATTACCCTTTGCTGATGGCCATCTCCTTTGTCGGGGTCACGATCTCAATCGCCGCACAATTTCTCGGTACCAAGCTGTCTACTGCCCATATGGGTGCTTTGATTACCTCCGCATCGCCTGCCTTTATTGCCATTTTTGCGGTCTGGCTATTAAAGGAGCGCATCCATCTGAAGCAAGCAGCGGGTATCTTGTTAGCGACGATTGGTGTCATCATCGTCATTGGTGTTCCTGATCAAGCTGACGCTCAGTCTTCCCTCGCAGGAAACCTGATTTTGTTCCTAGCAGCGATTAGCTGGGGATTGTATACCGTTCTCAGCAAAAAGGCAACGCAGCGCTATTCATCCCTGCTCGTCACTACCTACGTAGCATTGTTTGGCATCATCTTTACGAGTCCACTCATGTTTTGGGAGCTGTCTGTCACACCCGTCTCCTGGCAATTTGGTTGGGACATCTGGGCAGGCGTCCTCTATATCGGCATGATTTCTACCGCAGGTGCTTTTTATTTGTGGAACAAAGGCTTCGAGCTGATGCCCGCAGGGAGTGGGGCCGGGTTCTTTTTTGTACAGCCCATTGTTGGTGCATTTTTAGGCTGGCTGTTGCTGCATGAACATTTGGGTATTGGCTTTTTCGCTGGTGGCTCATTTATTTTCATCGGTGTCGCCTTGTCCACTTTGCGTACCAAAAATAAACGTGGATCGATGGAGGAACATCCTTTCCCCCATTCCAACGAGAAGCAAGGCTAA
- a CDS encoding GNAT family N-acetyltransferase, translating into MSLILTGERLIIRELLREDLPDLLATYNSNPKYNQLRNGTSTVSLAELEAEYDATISIPSGHWLAITREGTIIGVIHIVLSSVNDPKSWISLLLLHADYQQQGFGKEAVTLMESYCIHHGSEHVHHGVIAHNEPALLFWGKLGYEQYRQVEAPVGRLTQPVLLVAKWLPRTN; encoded by the coding sequence ATGAGTCTCATTTTGACAGGTGAGCGGCTCATCATTCGCGAATTGCTGCGCGAGGATTTACCCGACTTACTCGCCACCTACAACAGCAATCCAAAGTACAATCAGCTTCGAAACGGCACGAGCACAGTAAGTCTTGCTGAACTGGAAGCCGAATATGACGCTACCATAAGCATACCTTCCGGGCATTGGCTCGCTATTACTCGTGAAGGTACGATCATTGGAGTCATCCATATCGTCCTCTCCAGTGTAAACGATCCAAAAAGCTGGATTAGTCTTTTGCTTTTGCATGCCGATTATCAGCAACAGGGCTTTGGAAAAGAGGCAGTGACACTCATGGAATCCTACTGCATCCACCATGGCAGTGAGCATGTTCATCACGGTGTCATTGCGCATAATGAACCTGCTCTTCTTTTCTGGGGGAAGCTTGGCTATGAGCAGTATCGTCAGGTGGAGGCACCAGTCGGTCGTCTGACACAACCGGTGCTGCTGGTAGCCAAGTGGCTACCCCGTACAAATTAA
- a CDS encoding DinB family protein → MFEQELLPTLQTARSRYQDALVELVEAELGWKLAPGSNSIGFLIHHIAEVEYRFCMMFFGRAIPSDITLTTIGPVKDEGNFTDLSALLAFKDTAYHHLLDSLAALPKDAWDIPCEAPIATLTPRQALGRLIYHMGYHGGQIGLIRKYGGPQ, encoded by the coding sequence ATGTTCGAACAAGAACTTTTGCCGACCTTGCAAACTGCTCGCTCCCGGTATCAGGATGCACTCGTCGAATTGGTTGAAGCCGAGCTTGGCTGGAAGCTGGCTCCGGGCTCTAATTCCATCGGATTTTTGATTCATCACATCGCGGAAGTCGAATATCGATTCTGTATGATGTTTTTCGGAAGAGCAATCCCGTCCGACATCACTCTCACTACCATTGGACCTGTGAAGGATGAAGGAAACTTTACCGACTTGTCTGCCTTGCTTGCTTTCAAAGATACTGCCTACCATCACTTGCTGGATTCTCTGGCTGCCCTGCCAAAAGACGCGTGGGACATCCCATGTGAAGCACCGATTGCCACATTGACTCCCCGTCAGGCACTTGGTCGACTGATCTATCATATGGGCTACCACGGCGGGCAGATTGGACTTATCCGCAAGTACGGAGGACCTCAATGA
- a CDS encoding acyl-CoA thioesterase — MAHRYHLTVRSTDIDVIGHVNNAKYLEYMEWARFEWIWEQGFTLDELRRRAIMPVVANININYRKELKMREEVTAITTVVKVGEKSFVIRQELYNAADVLVADADVTMVMIDANTRQSISLPVELKEALLVDLPKS, encoded by the coding sequence ATGGCTCATCGCTATCATCTAACTGTGCGTTCAACTGATATTGACGTAATCGGACATGTGAACAATGCCAAGTATTTGGAGTACATGGAGTGGGCGCGTTTTGAATGGATATGGGAGCAAGGATTTACGCTGGACGAATTGAGGCGACGGGCCATCATGCCGGTAGTGGCCAATATAAACATTAACTACCGCAAAGAATTGAAAATGCGTGAAGAGGTAACGGCGATTACTACGGTGGTCAAGGTGGGTGAAAAAAGCTTCGTCATCCGCCAGGAGCTGTACAACGCTGCAGATGTATTAGTGGCGGACGCCGATGTGACAATGGTCATGATCGATGCGAATACACGCCAATCTATTTCTTTACCAGTTGAGTTGAAAGAGGCATTGCTTGTGGATTTGCCTAAAAGCTAA
- a CDS encoding HAD family hydrolase, with amino-acid sequence MSKFTTILFDLDDTLFDFSACWEKGMRQTIASHALTAELDQEKFLEALRRHGDDLWIDVIAKRYDFTQYRRLRFQRAMADCNRQIEVEQVDDFQRAYQVACMDAVQPDPTVQSTIARLAEEHKLGIVTNGPVDMAFIKLERLGLSAYFPRERVFLSEIIGHHKPDLRIYEHVREKLGVESKQVLFVGDTWEADVAGAMDAGFSAVWINPRGKKPTSEHQPLAVIERLDQLLAIL; translated from the coding sequence ATGTCCAAATTTACAACAATCCTATTTGATCTCGACGACACTCTCTTCGATTTTTCAGCTTGCTGGGAGAAAGGGATGCGGCAGACGATTGCGAGCCATGCACTTACAGCAGAACTCGACCAAGAGAAATTCCTTGAAGCTCTGCGGCGCCACGGAGATGATTTGTGGATCGATGTTATTGCTAAGCGCTACGATTTTACGCAATACAGGAGGTTGCGTTTTCAGCGAGCTATGGCTGATTGTAACCGACAGATTGAAGTGGAGCAGGTCGACGATTTTCAACGCGCCTATCAGGTGGCATGTATGGACGCAGTCCAGCCAGATCCCACTGTTCAGTCTACCATTGCGAGGTTGGCAGAAGAGCATAAACTAGGGATTGTTACGAATGGTCCTGTCGATATGGCATTTATCAAGCTGGAGAGGTTGGGATTGTCTGCTTATTTTCCACGGGAGCGGGTGTTTCTCTCCGAAATCATCGGACATCATAAGCCAGATCTACGTATATATGAACATGTTCGTGAAAAACTCGGAGTTGAGAGCAAGCAGGTGTTGTTCGTCGGAGATACGTGGGAGGCAGATGTAGCAGGCGCGATGGACGCAGGCTTCTCAGCTGTCTGGATCAATCCACGAGGGAAAAAGCCTACTTCAGAGCATCAGCCACTCGCTGTCATTGAACGACTGGATCAGCTTTTGGCAATCTTGTAG
- a CDS encoding ABC transporter ATP-binding protein: protein MAMIETIQLNKRFGNRTVVNDVSLTVHSGEIFGFLGRNGAGKSTFINMLTGILIPTAGTIRMFGEEAHTEGWKKRIGVLPDYSTFYDHLSPAEHLHYFARVKGVTLTKEDCIRILTAVELEEHASRKAKTFSFGMKKKLGIAQALVGDPELIFLDEPTSGVDVESALHIQNLLRKLHQQGKTIFMTSHNLNEVEKICTRIAIMKSGKIRSLGTLDELQAAHQAWRSVNVRHSAFITEDSVNLRTFIESLGRNTIWEDGRLSIQVDDDQKVATLVRALVQARVDIYGVNVEVPSLERIFMGEESHDA, encoded by the coding sequence ATGGCAATGATCGAGACCATACAGTTGAACAAGCGCTTTGGCAATCGCACGGTCGTGAATGACGTCAGTCTTACTGTGCACAGTGGGGAGATTTTCGGATTCCTCGGTCGAAACGGCGCAGGAAAATCGACCTTTATCAATATGCTGACAGGTATTCTGATTCCGACAGCGGGTACCATTCGTATGTTCGGAGAAGAGGCCCATACAGAAGGATGGAAAAAACGAATTGGCGTACTGCCAGATTACTCCACCTTCTACGACCATTTATCTCCTGCGGAGCACCTGCACTATTTCGCTCGGGTAAAAGGCGTCACACTCACAAAGGAAGACTGTATACGCATCCTGACAGCCGTTGAGCTTGAGGAGCATGCATCCCGCAAAGCCAAAACGTTTTCCTTCGGGATGAAAAAGAAGCTGGGCATTGCCCAAGCCTTAGTTGGTGACCCGGAGCTCATCTTCCTTGATGAACCTACTTCTGGCGTAGACGTCGAATCAGCCCTGCATATTCAAAATTTGCTACGCAAGCTCCATCAACAAGGAAAAACGATCTTCATGACCTCGCACAATTTGAATGAAGTTGAGAAAATCTGTACCCGCATCGCCATCATGAAAAGCGGAAAGATCCGTTCACTCGGCACTCTCGATGAGCTGCAAGCTGCCCATCAGGCATGGCGATCTGTGAACGTACGTCACTCGGCTTTTATTACAGAGGATTCTGTAAACCTGCGCACCTTTATCGAGTCCCTCGGGCGCAATACGATTTGGGAAGATGGTCGTCTCTCGATTCAGGTTGATGACGATCAAAAAGTGGCAACCCTCGTTCGTGCTCTTGTTCAGGCACGCGTGGATATTTATGGCGTGAACGTTGAAGTCCCTTCGCTCGAACGAATTTTTATGGGGGAAGAGTCTCATGATGCTTAA